The following coding sequences lie in one Campylobacter concisus genomic window:
- a CDS encoding phosphoribosyltransferase, with translation MIFYSYDEFAVDTKKMAKQIKDEFDPEVILAVARGGLTLGHSLAVALNNRNLFTLNSIHYEDTNKLDTINIFNVPDLSKYTKILLVDDIIDSGESMVEIKRELLKCYPKLDIKIATVFYKEKALLLPEFKVKEAHDWIEFFWDIHI, from the coding sequence ATGATATTTTATAGCTACGATGAATTTGCTGTTGATACTAAAAAGATGGCAAAACAGATAAAAGATGAGTTTGACCCAGAGGTGATACTAGCTGTGGCAAGAGGCGGTTTAACGCTTGGCCACTCGCTAGCTGTTGCGCTTAATAATAGAAATTTATTCACCTTAAATTCTATTCATTATGAAGATACAAACAAACTTGATACGATTAATATCTTTAATGTGCCAGATCTTAGCAAATACACTAAAATTTTACTCGTAGATGACATCATCGATAGTGGAGAGAGCATGGTCGAGATAAAAAGAGAGCTACTCAAGTGTTATCCAAAATTAGATATAAAAATAGCGACCGTCTTTTATAAAGAGAAGGCTCTGCTTTTGCCAGAATTTAAGGTAAAAGAGGCTCACGATTGGATCGAGTTTTTTTGGGATATACATATTTAA
- a CDS encoding NCS2 family permease, whose translation MKFFDLAQNKTSVKQEFGAGLTTFLAMMYIVPVNAIIMSKTGMPYEALITATALITIFSTILNGLWANTPVAMSVGMGLNAYFTFGLCIGMKVPWQTALGVVFLSGVIFVVLSFTNFRMWIIRSIPLDLRRAISAGIGTFISFVAFQQMGFIVNSDAVLVGIGNFKDPNVLLGVLGLFLVICFWAWKIKGAFILAVLATSVIAWVLGIAPHPTEIFSTPASISPIFLELDIKGALSLALLPVVITFFVTDLFDSIGTLAGVGTRAGIFDENKKDGVVKLEKTLEADAIATAAGSLVGVSTTTSFVESASGVEEGGRTGLTAVFCGLLFILTLFMLPLFKAIPGNAIYPILVMVGVLMFAELASINFKDPAIAVATFFIVVLIPLTYSITNGLAFGFMSYVIVKLIKREFSDINLGVVVLALISFIVFLVH comes from the coding sequence GTGAAATTTTTTGACTTAGCACAAAACAAAACGAGTGTGAAGCAGGAATTTGGAGCGGGACTTACGACGTTTTTAGCGATGATGTATATCGTGCCGGTAAATGCGATCATTATGAGCAAAACTGGTATGCCTTATGAGGCACTAATCACTGCAACTGCGCTAATTACCATCTTTTCTACGATATTAAATGGTCTTTGGGCGAACACGCCAGTTGCGATGAGCGTTGGCATGGGGCTTAACGCTTATTTTACATTTGGTCTTTGCATCGGCATGAAGGTGCCTTGGCAAACGGCTCTTGGCGTTGTTTTCTTAAGTGGCGTGATATTTGTCGTCTTATCTTTTACAAATTTTAGGATGTGGATAATTAGATCCATCCCACTTGATCTAAGAAGGGCGATAAGCGCTGGCATAGGCACATTTATCAGCTTTGTGGCGTTTCAGCAAATGGGCTTTATCGTAAATAGCGACGCAGTTTTGGTTGGTATAGGAAATTTCAAAGATCCAAACGTACTTCTTGGCGTTTTGGGACTATTTTTAGTTATTTGCTTTTGGGCGTGGAAGATAAAGGGCGCGTTTATCCTAGCTGTGCTTGCTACTTCAGTGATAGCTTGGGTGCTTGGTATCGCTCCTCATCCAACAGAAATTTTCTCAACTCCGGCTTCTATCTCTCCGATATTTTTAGAGCTTGATATAAAAGGCGCGCTTAGTCTAGCCTTGCTGCCAGTTGTTATCACCTTTTTTGTGACTGATCTTTTTGACTCGATAGGCACACTAGCTGGTGTAGGCACGAGGGCTGGAATTTTTGATGAAAACAAAAAAGATGGCGTCGTAAAACTTGAAAAAACTCTTGAAGCTGACGCTATTGCTACGGCAGCTGGCTCACTTGTAGGCGTAAGTACGACCACATCGTTTGTAGAGAGTGCTAGCGGTGTAGAAGAGGGCGGTAGAACTGGTCTAACGGCTGTATTTTGCGGACTTTTATTTATACTTACACTCTTTATGTTGCCACTTTTTAAAGCGATCCCTGGCAATGCCATTTATCCGATCCTTGTAATGGTTGGCGTGCTTATGTTTGCTGAGCTTGCTAGTATAAATTTCAAAGATCCAGCCATTGCAGTTGCGACATTTTTTATAGTTGTGCTTATCCCGCTTACTTACTCGATCACAAACGGCCTTGCATTTGGCTTTATGTCATACGTAATAGTTAAGCTCATAAAGAGAGAATTTAGCGATATAAATTTAGGTGTAGTCGTGCTAGCGCTCATTAGTTTTATCGTATTTTTAGTGCATTGA